ATCATATCTAATCTTTTACGTCAAGTTGAATAAGGTAGTAGATGATCACCTGTTGCGGGCCCACAAAGATGTTTTCCAATAGCCAGGTATGGTACTCCCCTCAAAGATTCTATGGCACTCAAGTTCAAATCTTCTACTGCAAAGGGTCAGAATCCTAATCACTGAAGTGCAAAATAAGGATGCAATGAATAGTTTTCTTGTGAGGTGCATGAGCGCAAATACATGTGGAGGAGCCCATGAGCTTAGGGGTGAGATATTTCCATGAACATTGAACCAATCCTTTGAGTTCTGATGTATGCTTAAATGCAAGATAAACAAATACGTTTCCACCCAGCTATCTTGGGACCATGCTAAATGTTTACTGATAAGCATTGGATTCTGAAAGGCTTACTGTCGATTCTCAGACGCTCTAAAATCATTTGTTGTTTCTGGCGCAGACTTCGATCGGCCTAGTGGTTGCATTAACATATTGAAAATTGTTAAGAGATGCATAACAGATCAAGCAAGATTCGACAAACTAGTGGAACTGAAAATTTACGTCTATTTTTGTGATGAAGCTTGGGCATGATTTTGTTTTCAGGTTTACACTTTAAATGCAAAAGacttagaaaagaaaagaaaagaaaaaaaaaacacagagagATAACAAAGTGAAGATGATTAGAAAATGCAGTCCATAAAAATTGAAACTGTGCTAAACTTTTACCATGCAATCTAAATTCAACAGCTGAAAACAGGACCAAGATGCCGAAGACCGAACGCAGTCCAAAAAAACCAACCAATTATTCTGAACCCCAAACGAATAACTAGAAGGAAAAACCTCAAATCAGAAAAACCTACTTTGATGATGGACATGATGTTTGAGCGATTATTATGTTCACCAACACTCTACATGAGTGGGACCTCAGCCATCACCAGAAGTTGGTATAGTCAAAAGCATActccaaaagtaaaaaaaaataaaaaaaacaaactgTGGACAGCTAAGATTTTAAATCTTGGTTTTGCTCTTGGAATGAGACTAGCTTTAGAGTGAAACCATTATGACACATTTAGTTCTGGAAGAAACTGACCATTCACACAGCAACTCATCCTGAAACCTACATATTTCAAAGGGACCTATCGGTTTGTTCCCTAGTGAAACCAAGTCAACTTGGTTTTGGCAAGCTCTAAAGCCTTGGTAGACAGAGAAGTCAGCTTAGCACAAACTGACAATATCCATAGGATATGGtttgtcatttccaaaatataaGTATGCAATCTTTCCCAGGCGAGTTGAAGAGAACAAACCTTCAGCTTGTAAGACTTGCGTTCGATTAGATACACTTTTTGGATCCCATAACAGTCAGTGAGCATGTGAGTCAAGTATCCTCTACCAGCTCCAAATTCAACTACTGCGGGGGTCACAATCTCATCCTTAGATGAGTCATCACAGCATAAGTGTTCCTTCAACTCAGGATCATCTAAGCTTGCTGGCCTTTTCAATATTCCGAATTTTTCCAAGTTCCCAAGAATGGATGCCTGTTGCCGAACATGTTTCTCTTGAAAGGGTAGTTGCCTGAAAGCACCGAGAGATAATAACCACCTCTTTGTCAactaatgaaataataataaatgaatataaCACAGAGACAAGGGAAATGCTGTAAATTCAATTCCATAAAAACTAGCTTCACATGCAGTGAAATAATCTTTTATTGCAGTACTGAATACATTTTCAACAGAAAAGAtggcatcatcattatcatcatcatcatcatcatctaagccttatcccaattaattggggttggctacatgaatccttttctgccattccactctatcaagggccataactttcaGTTAGGCCATAGTTCATTAAGTCTTTTCATATcacctccatccatgtccttttgggccttccccttgcccttttagagccttcaacttgtactgaGTCACTCCTAACCAGCGTAGTTCCTGGTCTTTGTTGCACTTGCAAATGAcaactttccctcatcttattacttataggtgctactcctaaattcccttgaatgcattcatttctaacatCCCAGATAACAAATAACAAGTTTGACAAAGAAAGCTCAATTCTATCAAATGAAACTCTGACTCTGTACAAGGTTTGGAGCAAAGAACTATCATCTCCAATCAATGAATGGTTCCTTTCTCAAGACAATAGATGGaaaataaaggaataaagaaaccaACAAGAACAAACTTTCGTGTTGCATCTTGCTGTTTATCTTTAGCAAATTTAGAAAGACAATGCAATTAGCATTTGTAAGTGACTACATGACAACATTAGATTCTTAAACAATGGATTACTGTTACATCCTGTTGTTTATCTCTAGCAAATTTCGACATAGGCTTAGAATATTTGTAAGTTTTAAATTGCACCCAGTTTCATTGTAGCCTTACACATTCCCGAGTCAGCTAAAACAATAAGACAGTAGGCGACACGGTCAATGAGCTTACATGCACCCTAGTAACAGCCCATGGGTTTCTAAACATAGGTTTTCTGTCTGCTGTAATAAGAGAAGAAATATGGAAGCAATTGGAGTTAATTAGCAAAGCCGACtattctataatacataattccAAATTCAAGACAGAACATGTGAACTCCATATAGAAGGTACACAATTCATACCGGTCTACTTGTTTCTTCAGCCATCTATCACAAGCTTCAGGTATTGTATATGAATCTTGTATGTATGAAAAGACAGAACTATGGATGGACTTGATCTTTTTAAGAAGTTCAGAAAATTCAGGTATACTCATTTTATATATTGCGCCCCTCTTCATGTATGAACCGGTGTCCAAAGATTCTGAACATGGTTTGATGCTTGAAATCTTTGCTTGGGAGGACTTTGAAGATATGGGATCTTTGACTTCTTTGGAATTACTTGTCTCTGTACCAGTATATGATGTAGAACAATCCTCATCTTCGCCACCATTGACGCCCTTCTGGTAGAAAGGTTGCATTTGCAAGGCTTGTACTTGTTTCAGCAGTGGGCATCTTTTAACATGTGAATCCAGATTTTCTTGCAGTATAGAGCTGGAACaaaaaaaagtgaaaagataaatatcaggAAAGGGTAAGTGAGCATCAAGAGCaacatttcacaaaaaaaaaaaggttgcttttggatgcacaagtgaattgaaccATGACCATTCTCTTTAGTCAAGAGGAAATAACAAATACTAATGGTGTTATTGTTGCCTAGCATTTACATCGAAGAAGTAGCCTCAAAATGCAGTTgcattcctttcaagtccaacctGAAGATAATTTAATTGCATTCCCTTCAAGTCCAACTTCAGAATTCATAATATAAAAACAGCTTGTGTATAGCAATTTTTTATAGAAAAACATATACTATAGAACAATAACACTGCATTCACCTGACAAGGAAatcatgaaaaatagaaagttagaaaCTAAATTACTTTATCAGATCATATCATCTGTGAGTCTGTGACTGAAGCCGAACCAATCTGAAATGCTGAGTCCTTTAGAAAAAACTGAGAGAAAAAAACTGGAGGACTTGAATAAATTACTGGGGGCGGCCAATTAGTTATGGAATCAATGGATATTCAtataaatagaaaacaaaaaacaaaacaaaacaaaacaaaaccaagaTTCATAAACTGATTTTGTATAGAAAAAAGTACACTGGTTAACAATTAAAACTACTTTCAACATTGGAAAAGGATAAACTGAATGACTAGAATTACTGAGGATGGGTGGAACAATCAACTGAAATTCCCGTCATagccaaaaatgaaaaaaaaaaaacacaactctTCAACAGATCATTGCAGATAGAAAAAATACACTACCGAAAATAAAGAGTTCTCAACAGTAAAAAAGAGCAATAGAGCTGAAAAAACTGCTCAAACATGTTTGAATTGAGCTAGATGGAAAAGATAAttgctttaaaagaaaaaaaaaaaaaacccaattctGGAAATTGCAAGAAAAAACTTCGGGACTTAAAAAACTTAAATCAAAGAATGAATAAGGAAAGCAATGAATGAAAATTTACAGCAAAACCCAACTTCTATAGACCGATTTCAGATTGAAACAGAACATTataaaaggaggaaaaaaaaacatttatgaTTCAGAAAGAAATAAAATACTAGAGTAAAAGGACAATGTATTGCTCGAATCCATCGAAACTACAATCGAAAGCGAAGACaacattcataaaaaaaaaagtaactacAATAAAAAGCAATGAATTGGGAATTTCCAACGAACCCAACTTCTGAACCAATTTCAGATCGAAATAGAACattacaaaaggaaaaaaaaaaagaagaagaagcaactaACACATTCACGATTCAGAAAGCAATCAAATATCAAAGAAGAAAGTAGAGTGAATTGCACGAATGCGTTGAAACTACAATCAAAAGCAGAGATAACAAACTCaattgatgagagagagagagagagatgaaaagaTTGCTACGCACTGAGAAGGATCGACAGGGCAAGGAATCCGGAGTTGTTCTGATTCGGGCTTGTGATTTCCACAAAACCTGCAGATGGACCACGCCAAGGTATGTGGGTGTGGAGTACTGGAGATTTAAAAaatgactgagagagagagagagagagagagtcagagagagagagtactgagaaggagagagaggtgcATTCGCGCAGAACCGCTTCTTCCTTGGGAGCCAAAACTGGCAGCGGCTCTCCATTCCTATTTTACTCCTCTTTTTACAGAAGTAGAGAGGTCTTGGTAATAAGAACGCAAGGGGTTTATTTCTTATTTGATACgtcctggacgcggattgcgtactacacgcgcccgtccctagctccgaacgggcagttctgtgggtgggcctaccgtgatgtatctgtacatccaagccgtctatcccttttcttaaattattttaaCGCAtgtacacaaaaatgaggcagatccaacgctcaactgGACCCGTTCGGAGTTACGGACgagcgggggtagtacgcaattcgCGTCCGTCCGACTGCCTCTGAGATTTGATGCACTGCCCCTCGaaaagggaacggattggctactccccctgacaccagctccgtggctggtgttcggtgctctgtgggccccaaaatgatgtatgtgtttcatccattccgttcatccatttttaaagatcattttattgcttgtcccaaaaaattagagggatataaatatcagatggaccacaccacatgaaaaaatagtgattggatattaaccattaaaatcctcctatggcccactagactttttatttgacatccaatctgttgattaggtcatacaggtccagatgaagagaaaaaacaaatatcagcttgatccaaaacttttatggctcccaaaatgtttttaatggtcgaccctcattcaacactgtttcctgtaatgtggtccatttgagatttggatatatctcatttttggaattatatagtaaaataatctttaaaaatagatggatggcatggatgaaacacatacatcattgtgtggcccacatagcaccaaccaccagccattggctggtgtcaagggagtagccaatccgttcccctcgAAATAGTACACGTGGAACATGGATGccgatggaaacggattggctactcccctgacactagcccggtgactggtggttggtgctctgtggccccaccatgatgtatgtgtttcatccatgccgttcatacacttttacagatcattttaagattgattcaaaaaatgagagggatataaatctcaggtggaccacaccactggaaaacaatagtgattggacatccaccattaaaatattcctaaggcccactgtactatttatttgacatccaatctgttgattaggtcatacggacctatatgaagggaaaaaacaaagatcagcttgatccaaaacttttataacccacaaaaagtttttaatgcttgacgttcattcaacacggtttcaactaatgtggtccatttgagattaggatatacctcatttgtgGTCTCATACCCTAcagtgatctagaaaaataaatggacggcatggatgaaacacatacatcactggcagagcaccgaccaccacccatTGGCTGTTTGCAGGGgcagtagcccatccgtttcgaATGCTGATGGAGTAAACTCTTTAGGGCCaccgtaatttatttattttatacattCCGTCTATCCATCTTACCACGTACTCGGAGGACTTGAGCCCAGAAAATGAGCACATCCAAAGCGCAAGTGGACTAGACTGAAATGAATGAAAACTTCTGTGCGAAATTCTCGgtcgtcatatatatatatatatatatatattatatatattatatatatatatatatatatatatatatatatatatatatgggaaaaggtatcaTGCGcccgacctcacgataagctcctatgaggttgagttgtgtgggccccaccgtgatgtgtgttgaccatcaacgttgtgcatttgatgggtcccctctaaattatgggatatcccaaaaatcagccgtatacggaactcaggtgggctataccatctaaaatcatgtgaagacaccgttaaaacataaaaaagcatttggtagggctcacttgagttttgaatgctgctgaaacttggtctgaaccctcatctaagtgggacacacataatggatgggctggatttgcaaaccacatctcagtgggcccaaaaaatgattatgaatgttttaatggtgcacggcccctccccacttctgtatgtggtgtggcccacaaaagtcatgaattgacttgatttttgagacctaggcccacgatggaatggtgcatctgattgatggggtagatgttcgaaacgcattatggtggggcccacacagctcgaccttatgggacggactcgtgaggtcgagcgcatagtaccttttccctatatatatatatatatatgggaaaaaggtactatacgctcgaccgtattatacctttCAAAAGGTCGAGTGGTTGCGTCACGTTATTCATCGGATGGTGAGGAAATTTTATAAGGAAACTAGATAAATAAAACTGTGAGAAATTTGGTAGGAAACGGACgcgaattagctactgacaggtcagGTAGCGGGACTTGCTATTGAAGTTACgtaaccaagttttgtgggcctcatcatgatgtatattatgtatccactccgtccatccatttggagagatcatattacggcatgatccagagaatgagtcagatcaaaagcttaagtggaccaccacagataatagtggagagagtgacgcccaccgttaaaaacttctaagcattacaaaagttttagaccaagctaatatttgaacTTTCTATacttcatgtctgcgttaacaaatgaacaggttggatctcaaataaacatcacgatggacttgaggaaggtttcaacggtggtcgtcaATATCCccgctattttctatggtgggtccactcgagctttggatcttccttgttctttggctcatgccctaaaatgatctctccaaatggatggacggtgtggatacaacacatatattatggtgggcccacaaaattctATGACGTGACTTCTGCAACGAGTTTGGGTACTTAACCCGTCACTAGCGAATTCGCGTCCGTCAAGAAACCTGCTGTAATACTCGCGCACTTCACTCCTAGATTCTATGAGTAGctgaagtcacgtcaccaagttctgtgggtcccaccatgatgtatgtattatatccacaccgttcatccactttaAGAGATCATATTATGGTATTATCCAAAGATGAGGCAAAtcaaaagctttagtggaccccaccacagaaaaagtgtgatcatcctaaggcccactgcactgtttatttgacatccaaactattgattaggtcatgcgaACCCATGTGAAGTTCAAaaccaaagatcaacttgatctaaaacttttatggccccccccaaaaaaattaatggttgacatctattcaacactgtttcctgtaatgtggtccacttgagattgggatataccgaattttttgtctcattaccacaaaatgatctagaaaaacatatagacggcatagataaaacacatacaacatggtagggcccatatagTACCGACCACCCGCCACTGgccggtggcggggg
This DNA window, taken from Magnolia sinica isolate HGM2019 chromosome 14, MsV1, whole genome shotgun sequence, encodes the following:
- the LOC131225390 gene encoding uncharacterized protein LOC131225390, with translation MESRCQFWLPRKKRFCANAPLSPSQFCGNHKPESEQLRIPCPVDPSHSILQENLDSHVKRCPLLKQVQALQMQPFYQKGVNGGEDEDCSTSYTGTETSNSKEVKDPISSKSSQAKISSIKPCSESLDTGSYMKRGAIYKMSIPEFSELLKKIKSIHSSVFSYIQDSYTIPEACDRWLKKQVDRQLPFQEKHVRQQASILGNLEKFGILKRPASLDDPELKEHLCCDDSSKDEIVTPAVVEFGAGRGYLTHMLTDCYGIQKVYLIERKSYKLKADRSLRQKQQMILERLRIDIEDLNLSAIESLRGVPYLAIGKHLCGPATDLTLRCCLPERCNENKDVHSSGNCNLKGIALAACCHHLCQWKHYINKKFLSDMGITKEDFHAMTWFTSWAVDADHGSDLSDVVNQGLHLHNIENGDSDVGISSSVEEIVRNMKAVDRAVLGLICKEIIDIGRLMWIKEHHGLEAQLVKYVPSSISPENHLLIANGGYHSYGSSCQTFLS